One window of Desulfocurvibacter africanus subsp. africanus DSM 2603 genomic DNA carries:
- a CDS encoding tail fiber protein, with protein sequence MHRIDHATAQGGLFTEGDPQTALPATVVTDDWLNSVQEEIVKVVVDGGGAALNKADNGQLLAAIQKIVQDNLLPAGTCVDWSLDTPPTGFFVRNGANYAPLDYANLFAAIGYRYGRVGDNFCVPDDRGKVTRYTDLGRGMDPDAASRFMRRTCTTASGSAVITAINGTVPFAVGQAVSGPGIPAGATIVNIDSATQLTISAAATASAAGVELRIVVGDVVGSEQDDATKTHYHVDGLASSGSGLSRYGHEDTGAPAARYDEETSLSASNITVGHKTSSVGGAETRGKNTSKLPLIKY encoded by the coding sequence ATGCATCGCATAGACCACGCAACGGCCCAGGGCGGCCTGTTCACCGAGGGCGACCCGCAGACCGCATTGCCGGCAACGGTAGTCACCGACGACTGGCTCAACTCCGTCCAGGAGGAGATCGTCAAGGTCGTTGTTGACGGCGGAGGCGCGGCCTTGAACAAGGCCGACAACGGCCAGCTCCTGGCCGCGATCCAGAAGATCGTCCAGGACAATCTGCTGCCGGCAGGAACGTGCGTGGATTGGTCGCTCGACACGCCACCCACGGGTTTTTTCGTGCGCAACGGGGCCAACTACGCACCGCTGGATTATGCGAATCTCTTCGCGGCAATCGGTTACCGCTACGGCCGCGTGGGCGACAATTTCTGTGTGCCCGATGATCGCGGCAAGGTGACCCGTTACACTGACCTCGGGCGCGGCATGGACCCGGATGCGGCCAGCCGCTTCATGCGCCGCACCTGCACAACGGCCAGCGGCAGCGCGGTCATCACGGCCATCAACGGCACGGTGCCGTTCGCCGTCGGCCAGGCTGTCTCTGGCCCCGGCATCCCTGCCGGCGCGACCATCGTGAACATCGACTCGGCCACGCAATTGACCATCTCGGCGGCTGCCACGGCTAGCGCAGCGGGTGTTGAGTTGCGGATTGTGGTGGGAGATGTGGTCGGTTCGGAGCAGGATGATGCGACTAAGACCCACTACCACGTGGACGGGTTGGCCTCGTCTGGCTCTGGGCTTAGCCGGTATGGGCACGAGGATACCGGAGCCCCAGCAGCACGATATGATGAGGAGACCTCTCTCTCCGCAAGTAACATAACGGTTGGCCACAAGACCTCCAGCGTTGGTGGCGCAGAAACCCGTGGCAAGAACACCTCCAAGCTGCCACTCATCAAATACTAG
- a CDS encoding phage GP46 family protein, with protein sequence MRDFLLSFSTSGDLALSCCDLATEDGLRTAVTVSLFTDRRADANELPEGESDPRGWWGDGLAEESDGPIGSKLWLIAREKQTEAVRQKAEEYTREALAWLVEDGHAEAVSVSASWLERGVLGLAVEVHVSDDSLTFDFEV encoded by the coding sequence ATGCGCGATTTTCTGCTGAGTTTTTCGACTTCCGGTGACCTGGCCCTGTCCTGCTGCGACTTGGCCACGGAAGACGGCTTGCGCACGGCGGTGACCGTAAGCCTGTTCACCGACCGCCGCGCCGACGCAAACGAACTGCCCGAGGGCGAGAGCGATCCGCGCGGCTGGTGGGGCGACGGCTTGGCCGAGGAGAGCGATGGTCCCATTGGCTCCAAGCTGTGGCTCATCGCCCGTGAAAAGCAGACCGAGGCCGTGCGCCAGAAGGCCGAGGAGTATACGCGCGAGGCCCTGGCCTGGCTGGTCGAGGATGGCCACGCCGAAGCGGTGAGCGTCTCGGCTTCGTGGCTTGAGCGTGGAGTGCTCGGCCTGGCCGTGGAGGTCCATGTCTCCGACGACTCGTTAACTTTCGACTTCGAGGTGTAG
- a CDS encoding phage tail assembly protein codes for MGKVITLKHPIQQGSQTITELTFERRLKAKDFKGLPTSLGFDEMFLLIGRLSAQPPSVIDELDTEDLMSCMEVVKGFLPGGLPAGSSGSAS; via the coding sequence ATGGGCAAGGTCATCACGCTCAAGCATCCCATTCAGCAGGGATCGCAGACGATCACGGAGCTGACGTTCGAGCGCCGGCTCAAGGCCAAGGACTTCAAGGGCCTGCCCACGAGCCTTGGCTTTGACGAGATGTTCTTGCTCATCGGCCGGCTTTCTGCCCAGCCGCCCAGCGTCATCGACGAGCTGGACACCGAGGACCTCATGTCCTGCATGGAGGTCGTGAAGGGTTTTTTGCCCGGTGGCCTGCCGGCTGGAAGCAGTGGTTCGGCATCCTAG
- a CDS encoding phage baseplate assembly protein, with amino-acid sequence MADRCELLVGGTIFEGWEEVSVSRHLETLCGSFSLRLTDRWAGLSEALPVPPGAACEVRLGGQTVVTGYVDDCEPSFDANSHELTVAGRDRACDLVDCSAPHEPGEWTNISLDRLARILAAPFGVAVSVQTDVGKAFDKIAVEPGESAWETLERACRQRAVLCISDAAGGIVLTRTGSERAATALVEGQNILSARGRFTTKDRFSVYRVLGQRPGTDFDSGPEVAQPSAESKDASITRYRPLIIVGEQSLDTATGRERAQWEATIRAARGSSVQVTVQGWTQGDGSLWRPGLLAHVTSPYLRLDTELLIAGVRHTLSDGGTLSELDLRRPDAYQPGPEKKKEKDPLEGIAEENIRG; translated from the coding sequence GTGGCTGATAGGTGCGAGCTGCTCGTGGGCGGAACAATTTTCGAGGGCTGGGAAGAGGTCTCGGTGTCGCGGCACCTGGAGACGTTGTGCGGCTCGTTTTCCTTGCGCTTGACCGACCGCTGGGCCGGGCTGTCCGAGGCCCTGCCCGTGCCTCCTGGCGCGGCCTGCGAGGTGCGCCTGGGCGGGCAGACGGTCGTGACCGGCTACGTGGACGACTGCGAGCCGAGCTTCGACGCGAACTCGCACGAGCTGACCGTGGCCGGCCGGGACCGGGCCTGCGACCTGGTGGACTGCTCGGCCCCGCACGAGCCGGGTGAGTGGACCAACATCAGCCTCGACCGCCTGGCGCGCATCCTGGCCGCGCCGTTCGGCGTGGCCGTGAGCGTCCAGACGGACGTGGGCAAGGCCTTTGACAAGATCGCCGTGGAGCCTGGCGAGTCCGCCTGGGAGACCCTGGAGCGGGCCTGCCGGCAGCGCGCGGTGCTGTGCATCTCGGATGCTGCCGGTGGAATCGTGCTGACCCGCACGGGCAGCGAGCGGGCGGCTACGGCCCTGGTCGAGGGCCAAAACATCCTGTCCGCGCGCGGCCGCTTCACCACCAAGGACCGATTTTCCGTCTACCGCGTGCTCGGGCAGCGCCCTGGCACGGACTTCGACAGCGGCCCGGAGGTGGCCCAGCCGAGCGCCGAGAGCAAGGACGCCAGCATCACGCGCTACCGGCCGCTGATCATCGTGGGCGAGCAGAGCCTGGACACGGCTACGGGACGCGAGCGCGCCCAGTGGGAGGCGACCATTCGCGCGGCGCGCGGCAGCTCGGTGCAGGTCACGGTGCAGGGCTGGACCCAGGGCGACGGATCGCTTTGGCGGCCTGGGCTGCTCGCTCACGTCACGAGCCCCTACTTGCGCCTGGACACGGAGCTGCTCATCGCGGGCGTGCGGCACACGCTTTCGGACGGCGGAACGCTTTCGGAGCTGGACCTGCGCAGGCCAGATGCCTACCAGCCCGGCCCGGAGAAGAAAAAAGAGAAGGACCCGCTGGAAGGCATCGCCGAGGAGAACATCCGTGGATAG
- a CDS encoding DNA circularization protein, translating into MEAKDLQPASFRNVRFLVDSSERKGGRRAVVHEYPQRDESYVEDLGRKARTFSVRAYFVGADAKEQSEAFLAACEEKGPARLELPWRTSLMAVCTEFSEGVSLKEWRFVAVDLTFVQAGEAQFPMPSQATPEKVVEKSRSAVDAAREAFDKVYSLAKLASWALEAAETQKNKIIGLVSGTRKVVANAARFTRRVSQLLDASGAEFAALDLAQEVEGLVSDLGDVRLRDSDLARRRLEEMLGLVEDSPENGSEPAAPAAKQSARNVNAQNDLLRALAAAEAARSSADVTPESDADAARLRELVLAVIDQVLDTTEDDDLFAALSDLRAAVARDLSARGRLAPRLRSVTLQQSVPALVLAWREQESLEAEADIIARNGIAHPGFLPAGAALEVLGG; encoded by the coding sequence ATGGAAGCCAAGGATCTCCAACCAGCATCCTTCCGGAACGTCCGCTTCCTGGTCGACAGCTCCGAGCGCAAGGGCGGTCGGCGTGCGGTAGTGCACGAGTACCCGCAGCGCGACGAGTCCTACGTGGAGGACCTGGGCCGCAAGGCCAGGACTTTCAGCGTGCGGGCCTACTTCGTGGGCGCGGATGCCAAGGAGCAGTCCGAAGCCTTTCTGGCCGCCTGTGAGGAGAAAGGCCCGGCGCGGCTGGAGCTGCCCTGGCGCACCTCGCTCATGGCCGTGTGCACCGAATTCAGCGAAGGCGTTTCCCTCAAGGAGTGGCGCTTCGTCGCTGTAGACCTGACCTTTGTGCAGGCAGGCGAGGCGCAATTCCCCATGCCCTCCCAGGCCACGCCAGAGAAGGTCGTGGAGAAGTCCAGGAGCGCCGTGGACGCTGCGCGCGAGGCCTTCGACAAAGTCTATTCCCTGGCTAAATTGGCCTCCTGGGCGCTGGAAGCCGCAGAGACGCAAAAGAATAAGATCATCGGCTTGGTGAGCGGCACACGCAAGGTCGTGGCTAATGCGGCCAGATTCACGCGCCGCGTGTCGCAGCTGCTGGACGCAAGCGGCGCGGAGTTCGCGGCCTTGGATTTGGCCCAGGAGGTCGAGGGTCTCGTCTCCGACTTGGGTGACGTGCGGCTGCGCGACTCGGATCTAGCCCGCCGCAGGCTGGAGGAGATGCTCGGCCTTGTGGAGGACTCGCCGGAGAACGGCTCCGAGCCTGCCGCGCCAGCTGCCAAACAGAGCGCCCGCAACGTGAACGCCCAAAACGACCTTTTGCGAGCCCTGGCCGCTGCCGAGGCCGCCCGCTCCTCGGCGGACGTGACGCCCGAGAGCGACGCCGACGCCGCGCGTCTGCGCGAGCTGGTGCTCGCCGTAATCGATCAGGTTTTGGACACCACGGAAGACGACGATCTTTTCGCCGCGCTCTCGGATCTGCGCGCGGCCGTGGCGCGTGACCTGTCCGCGCGCGGCAGGCTGGCCCCGCGCCTGCGAAGCGTGACGCTGCAGCAGTCCGTGCCCGCGCTCGTGCTGGCCTGGCGCGAGCAGGAAAGCCTTGAGGCCGAGGCGGACATCATCGCCCGCAACGGCATAGCGCATCCCGGCTTCCTGCCTGCCGGCGCGGCCCTGGAGGTGCTCGGTGGCTGA
- a CDS encoding baseplate J/gp47 family protein — MPWTRPTLPEISGRIESDLSSRLLGGQALLRRSALAVLARAVAGAAHSLHGFQDWLSRQVLPDTAEAEHLERWARIWGLTRKAGAFAAGSVTMTGIDGSTVPAGTELQRSDGVLYETQADAIIAAGTATAQVEAVEPGASGDAVAGVALSFSSPVSGVQSSATVATGGIAGGADEETDAELRARLLARLRQPPAGGAAHDYEAWALEVSGVTRAWVFGGLLGPGTVSVYVVNDNASPITPPQAMLDAVSAYIEERRPVTAEVYVLAPVLLAVDMTINLSPNSVSVRASVTAELQALFARTAEVGGTILLSHIREAVSIAAGEVDHAVVSPSGNVVAGAGQIPVLGVLTFGDL; from the coding sequence ATGCCCTGGACCAGGCCCACGCTTCCCGAAATCTCCGGCCGCATCGAGTCGGACCTGTCCAGCCGTCTGCTGGGCGGGCAGGCGCTCTTGCGCCGCTCGGCCCTGGCCGTGCTCGCGCGTGCCGTGGCCGGTGCCGCGCACTCGCTGCACGGGTTCCAGGACTGGCTTTCGCGCCAGGTTCTGCCCGACACTGCCGAGGCCGAGCACCTGGAGCGCTGGGCGCGCATCTGGGGGCTTACGCGCAAGGCCGGCGCATTCGCGGCCGGGAGCGTGACCATGACCGGCATTGACGGCTCGACGGTCCCGGCCGGGACCGAGCTGCAGCGTTCCGACGGAGTACTCTACGAGACCCAGGCCGACGCGATAATCGCGGCAGGCACGGCCACGGCCCAGGTCGAAGCTGTGGAGCCCGGAGCGTCCGGGGATGCTGTTGCCGGCGTGGCGCTGTCCTTCTCGTCACCTGTCTCCGGCGTGCAGTCCTCGGCCACCGTGGCCACGGGCGGCATCGCGGGCGGCGCGGACGAGGAGACCGACGCGGAGCTGCGCGCCAGGCTCCTGGCCCGGCTGCGCCAGCCTCCGGCCGGTGGGGCCGCGCACGACTACGAGGCATGGGCGCTGGAGGTAAGCGGCGTCACGCGCGCCTGGGTGTTCGGCGGCCTGCTCGGGCCTGGCACGGTGAGCGTCTATGTCGTCAACGACAACGCGAGCCCGATCACTCCGCCGCAGGCTATGCTCGATGCCGTGTCCGCCTACATCGAGGAGCGCAGGCCCGTAACGGCCGAGGTGTACGTGCTTGCGCCGGTGCTGCTGGCCGTGGACATGACCATCAACCTGAGCCCCAACAGCGTAAGCGTGCGCGCCTCGGTCACGGCAGAGCTGCAGGCGCTCTTTGCGCGTACGGCCGAGGTGGGCGGGACGATCCTGCTCTCCCACATCCGCGAGGCCGTGAGCATCGCGGCCGGCGAGGTGGATCACGCCGTGGTGAGCCCATCTGGCAACGTCGTGGCCGGGGCCGGCCAGATCCCTGTCCTGGGCGTCCTGACCTTCGGAGACCTGTAA
- a CDS encoding DUF2635 domain-containing protein, which translates to MPDTMFVKPSRPGLVVRDPVTKEPLSPEGREVPRNSFWTRRLTGGDVVTAPRPETATAQPSAVQAKAVRGNK; encoded by the coding sequence ATGCCCGACACAATGTTCGTAAAACCTTCGCGCCCAGGCCTCGTCGTGCGCGATCCGGTCACCAAGGAGCCCTTGTCGCCCGAGGGCCGCGAGGTCCCGCGCAATTCGTTCTGGACTCGCCGTCTTACCGGCGGCGACGTGGTCACCGCGCCCAGGCCCGAGACCGCAACTGCTCAGCCCTCGGCCGTCCAGGCCAAGGCCGTCAGGGGGAATAAGTAA
- a CDS encoding YmfQ family protein has protein sequence MCSASDYGRMLLALLPLGRAWPREPGTILSKLCTALGEELVRVEASAWGLLDEADPQTTVRLLPEWERACGLPDACSRAYEVLQERRAAVLARLTETGGQSLSYLQELALEFGYQIEIIEHRPFRAGQGTAGGSLTNAGWAHTFTVRAVEATITHFRAGKSAASEPLAIWGNERLECAINRAKPAQAVVIYTYGG, from the coding sequence ATGTGCAGCGCAAGCGATTACGGCCGCATGCTCCTGGCGCTTCTGCCCCTGGGTCGCGCCTGGCCGCGCGAGCCGGGCACGATCCTGTCCAAACTGTGCACGGCGCTCGGTGAGGAGCTGGTCAGGGTCGAGGCATCGGCCTGGGGCCTGCTCGACGAGGCCGACCCGCAGACAACCGTGCGCCTGCTTCCTGAGTGGGAACGCGCCTGTGGCCTGCCGGACGCTTGCTCGCGCGCGTATGAGGTGCTCCAGGAGCGCCGGGCCGCCGTTCTGGCCAGGCTCACGGAGACAGGCGGGCAGTCGCTGTCCTACCTGCAGGAGCTGGCCTTGGAGTTCGGCTATCAGATCGAGATCATCGAGCACCGGCCATTTAGGGCGGGCCAAGGCACGGCCGGCGGCAGCCTGACCAACGCAGGTTGGGCGCACACGTTCACCGTGCGCGCGGTCGAAGCAACGATCACACATTTTCGCGCCGGGAAGTCGGCCGCAAGCGAGCCTCTGGCCATCTGGGGTAACGAGCGGCTGGAGTGCGCCATCAACCGGGCCAAGCCGGCTCAAGCAGTCGTCATCTACACCTACGGAGGATAA
- a CDS encoding phage tail tube protein, producing MANNGRAGKLFFKVDGTLYDAKGSFTYNTGQPKREAIVGADGVHGFKETQQAPFIEGEITDRASLDLEKFVTIDGATVTLEMLNGKVFVLREAWFAGDGSVTTEEAAIAVRFEGMSGEEVK from the coding sequence ATGGCTAACAACGGACGCGCGGGCAAACTGTTCTTCAAGGTCGACGGCACTCTCTATGATGCCAAAGGCTCGTTCACCTACAATACCGGTCAGCCGAAACGCGAGGCGATTGTCGGCGCGGACGGCGTGCACGGATTCAAAGAAACTCAGCAAGCCCCGTTTATCGAGGGCGAGATCACGGACCGCGCCAGCCTCGATCTGGAGAAGTTTGTGACCATCGACGGCGCGACCGTTACGCTGGAGATGCTCAACGGCAAGGTGTTCGTGCTGCGCGAGGCCTGGTTCGCTGGCGACGGCTCCGTGACGACCGAAGAGGCGGCCATCGCCGTGCGCTTTGAAGGCATGAGCGGCGAGGAGGTCAAGTAG
- a CDS encoding phage baseplate assembly protein V, with product MDSGLSRVLAPLWRRIELMLARGVVRLAKEGKCQYLQLDLLAGETRDKVERFEEYGFASALLPGCEAAVMFVGGHRGHGIVVATADRRYRPNDLQAGETCLYTDEGDRITLRRGRVVEIQAGAKVTVTAPEVEIVASTSVTVDSPTAVFTGDVQCASLAASGAVADGTGTMDAMRQVFNAHQHTAGSTTTSAPTSQM from the coding sequence GTGGATAGCGGCCTGTCGCGCGTGCTCGCGCCGCTGTGGCGCCGCATCGAACTCATGCTCGCGCGCGGCGTCGTGCGCCTGGCCAAGGAAGGCAAGTGCCAATACCTGCAGCTTGATCTGCTGGCCGGCGAGACTCGCGACAAGGTGGAGCGCTTCGAGGAGTACGGATTCGCCAGTGCTTTGCTTCCAGGCTGCGAGGCGGCGGTCATGTTCGTGGGCGGCCATCGTGGGCACGGCATCGTCGTGGCCACGGCCGACCGGCGCTACAGGCCGAACGACCTGCAGGCCGGTGAGACGTGCCTCTACACTGACGAGGGCGACAGGATCACACTTCGCCGCGGCCGCGTGGTCGAGATCCAGGCCGGGGCCAAGGTCACGGTCACGGCTCCCGAGGTCGAGATAGTCGCGTCCACATCGGTCACCGTGGATTCGCCCACGGCTGTTTTCACCGGCGATGTGCAGTGCGCTTCGCTCGCGGCCAGCGGTGCTGTTGCCGACGGCACAGGCACCATGGACGCTATGCGCCAAGTGTTCAATGCGCACCAACACACGGCGGGCAGCACGACGACCAGCGCGCCCACGTCGCAGATGTAG
- a CDS encoding phage tail sheath subtilisin-like domain-containing protein — MAISFDAIPILRTPGAYVEFNSDRAQQGPSVQDYTALIMGQKTAAGTAGALEFLSITNDQDPVTYFGAGSVLAQMCLAFRQANKTTRMVAVAMADDAAGVAATGSITLGGSPTAAGTLAVWIGGKRVRVSVASAQTPAAIATALAAAIGADTSLAVTAAVDGTDTAKVNVTAKNKGEAANELDVRVNYYSDERLPAGLTATVVAMSGGTGNPDVTTLIAAMADRSFNIAAAPWLDAANRALFKTEMARRWGPLVSLDGHIFAAKNAAFADLTTLGETPNDPHLSIAEANKYPSAPWEVAACLAGVAAYYAQIDPARPLQTLPLTGILAPAESDRFTREERDLLLYSGIATQTVDASGVVRVERAITTYRTSAAGATDTAYLDLETLLTLSYLRFDYRNLWLRKYPRHKLANDGTRYGAGQAVMTPKLAKAETIAWFRTMESLGLVEGVSQFKEDLIIERNVTDPNRLDVKLSPDLVNQLRVFAAQIQFLL, encoded by the coding sequence ATGGCCATCAGCTTCGATGCCATCCCGATCCTACGCACGCCCGGCGCCTATGTGGAGTTCAACTCCGACCGGGCGCAGCAGGGTCCGTCCGTCCAGGATTACACGGCCCTGATCATGGGCCAGAAAACGGCCGCCGGCACGGCCGGCGCGCTGGAGTTCCTGTCCATCACCAATGACCAGGACCCCGTGACCTACTTCGGCGCGGGCAGCGTCCTGGCCCAGATGTGCCTTGCCTTCCGCCAGGCCAACAAGACCACGCGCATGGTGGCCGTGGCCATGGCCGACGATGCGGCCGGCGTTGCCGCGACCGGCTCGATCACTCTGGGCGGTTCGCCCACTGCTGCCGGAACGCTCGCCGTGTGGATCGGCGGCAAGCGTGTGCGTGTCTCCGTGGCCAGCGCCCAGACTCCCGCGGCTATCGCCACGGCCCTGGCTGCAGCCATCGGCGCGGATACGTCCCTGGCCGTCACGGCTGCAGTGGACGGCACGGACACGGCCAAGGTCAACGTCACGGCCAAGAACAAGGGCGAGGCGGCCAATGAGCTGGACGTGCGGGTCAACTACTACAGCGACGAACGCCTGCCCGCCGGCCTGACGGCCACGGTCGTGGCCATGTCGGGCGGCACGGGCAACCCGGACGTGACCACGCTGATCGCTGCCATGGCCGACAGGTCCTTCAACATCGCGGCAGCGCCTTGGCTCGATGCGGCCAACCGCGCCCTGTTCAAAACCGAAATGGCAAGGCGCTGGGGGCCGCTCGTGTCTCTGGACGGCCACATCTTCGCGGCCAAGAACGCCGCATTCGCGGACCTGACGACGCTGGGCGAGACGCCCAACGATCCGCACCTGAGCATCGCCGAGGCCAACAAGTACCCCTCCGCCCCCTGGGAGGTCGCCGCCTGCCTGGCCGGCGTGGCCGCCTACTACGCCCAAATCGACCCGGCCCGGCCGCTGCAGACTTTGCCGCTCACGGGCATCCTGGCCCCGGCCGAGTCCGACCGCTTTACCCGCGAGGAGCGCGACCTGTTGCTCTACTCGGGCATCGCCACGCAGACCGTGGACGCAAGCGGCGTCGTGCGCGTGGAGCGGGCCATCACGACCTATCGCACGTCTGCGGCAGGCGCGACCGACACGGCCTACCTCGACCTGGAGACACTGCTCACGCTCAGCTATCTGCGTTTCGACTACCGCAACCTGTGGCTGCGCAAGTACCCGCGCCACAAGCTGGCCAATGACGGCACGCGCTACGGTGCTGGCCAAGCGGTCATGACGCCGAAGCTGGCCAAGGCCGAGACAATCGCCTGGTTCCGGACCATGGAGAGTCTGGGCTTGGTCGAAGGCGTGAGCCAGTTCAAGGAAGATCTGATCATCGAACGCAACGTAACCGACCCCAACCGGCTGGATGTGAAGCTGAGCCCGGATCTGGTCAACCAGCTCCGCGTCTTCGCCGCGCAGATCCAGTTCCTGCTGTAG
- a CDS encoding head-tail joining protein — MDFKEQLDADLAAVFLNVNEFAEPWTLTPPEGEPIMVNGIFDAAYQPSDPESSASVMGYGPALHVAESALPELPYDWRAVRAKNGQAYTVVEPKPDNQGMVVLRLREAS, encoded by the coding sequence ATGGATTTCAAAGAGCAGCTCGATGCCGATCTCGCGGCCGTGTTCCTCAACGTAAACGAGTTTGCCGAGCCCTGGACACTGACCCCGCCCGAGGGCGAGCCGATTATGGTCAACGGCATCTTCGACGCGGCTTACCAGCCCAGTGATCCGGAGTCTTCGGCCTCGGTCATGGGCTACGGCCCGGCGCTGCATGTGGCCGAGTCGGCCCTGCCCGAGCTGCCCTACGACTGGCGCGCGGTGCGGGCCAAGAACGGCCAGGCCTACACAGTCGTGGAGCCCAAGCCGGACAACCAGGGCATGGTCGTGCTTCGGCTCAGGGAGGCCAGCTAG
- a CDS encoding tape measure protein, with protein MAKESKFEFKIAALDQFSRTFEAFNQRMDSALGPVRRLRAELGQLGVQSGLGKLTASLGEVGNRMGNVVGQVAATGAKLGVLLGGAGYLFKTQLVDVASEFQNFRAVLTTLEGDQGKARKSMEWIQEFTAKTPYQLAEVTDAFVKLRSFGLDPKSGMLKTLGDTASAMNKPIDQVVEAMSDAVMGENERLKELGITASKQGEWIIYNYTNKVGKQVQKAARASNRDAIQGTIESIWNEKFAGAMDDRSKGWSGMVSNLMDSWTNFRNMIMDAGVFDWLQNKLRGLLDQIQAMTESGNLKELAEDIGKRIVAAFEAMEQGVKSAWASLQKFWSFIGPIVDALGPMNVILGTIAAVIFGPLLASIALLIPAVYALGAAIMTTPIGWIIGGLALVGAAAVALWKNWDDLMNGIKEGIVALTGWMPDWLKDKLGLSGHISGSVDESQSDKNAFYTQRKILGQTAAGNIESAREYDRQQRSIQETRSLSVQRQEAKVIVDVRGQPGTRTRVEGTKGMDLAVHNGVTMYGR; from the coding sequence ATGGCCAAGGAATCCAAGTTCGAGTTCAAGATCGCGGCTCTCGACCAGTTCAGCCGGACTTTCGAGGCCTTCAACCAGCGCATGGATTCGGCGCTCGGTCCGGTGCGCAGGCTCCGGGCCGAGCTTGGCCAGCTCGGCGTACAGTCAGGCCTTGGCAAGCTTACGGCCTCGCTGGGCGAAGTCGGCAACCGCATGGGCAACGTCGTGGGCCAGGTCGCCGCGACCGGGGCCAAGCTCGGCGTGCTCCTTGGCGGCGCTGGCTACTTGTTCAAGACGCAACTCGTGGACGTGGCCAGCGAGTTCCAGAACTTCCGGGCCGTGCTGACCACGCTGGAGGGCGATCAGGGCAAGGCCCGCAAGTCCATGGAGTGGATTCAGGAGTTCACGGCCAAGACGCCCTACCAGCTTGCGGAGGTGACGGACGCCTTTGTGAAGCTGCGCAGCTTCGGCCTGGACCCGAAGAGCGGAATGCTCAAGACGCTCGGCGATACGGCCTCGGCCATGAACAAGCCAATCGACCAGGTCGTCGAGGCAATGTCCGATGCGGTCATGGGGGAAAACGAGCGCCTCAAGGAACTCGGCATTACGGCCAGCAAGCAAGGCGAATGGATCATCTACAACTACACGAACAAGGTTGGGAAGCAGGTCCAGAAAGCGGCTCGCGCCAGCAACCGGGATGCGATCCAAGGGACCATCGAATCCATCTGGAACGAAAAGTTTGCCGGGGCCATGGACGATCGCTCCAAGGGCTGGTCCGGCATGGTCTCCAACCTCATGGATTCGTGGACGAACTTTCGCAACATGATCATGGACGCCGGCGTGTTCGACTGGCTGCAGAACAAGCTTCGGGGCCTCCTCGACCAGATCCAGGCCATGACCGAGAGCGGCAACCTCAAGGAGTTGGCCGAGGATATTGGCAAGCGGATTGTCGCGGCCTTCGAGGCTATGGAGCAAGGCGTAAAATCCGCCTGGGCCTCCCTGCAAAAGTTCTGGAGCTTCATCGGGCCTATCGTTGATGCCCTCGGCCCCATGAACGTCATCCTCGGGACCATCGCGGCCGTGATCTTCGGGCCGCTCCTGGCCTCCATCGCGTTGCTCATCCCTGCGGTCTACGCATTGGGTGCGGCTATTATGACCACGCCCATTGGCTGGATCATCGGCGGGCTGGCGCTCGTCGGCGCGGCCGCTGTTGCTTTGTGGAAGAACTGGGACGACCTCATGAATGGAATCAAGGAAGGCATTGTCGCACTCACGGGTTGGATGCCCGACTGGCTGAAAGACAAGCTTGGCCTTTCTGGTCACATTTCCGGGTCCGTTGACGAATCTCAATCGGACAAGAACGCGTTCTATACCCAGCGCAAGATCCTCGGCCAGACGGCTGCAGGCAACATAGAGTCGGCGCGGGAGTATGACCGCCAGCAGCGCTCCATCCAGGAGACCCGCTCCCTCTCCGTACAGCGCCAGGAAGCCAAGGTCATCGTCGACGTGCGCGGCCAGCCCGGCACTCGCACGCGGGTCGAGGGCACCAAGGGCATGGATCTCGCCGTGCACAACGGCGTGACCATGTACGGGAGATAG